From the Comamonas sp. lk genome, the window GCACTGTGCGGCCATTCTTTGCGAGAAATTATCCGCGTGATCCTGCGCCACACATTCACACCACACAACAACAACCGTCTGACGCACCTGTGCGGCCCGGCCGACGCGCACCTGCGCACCGTCGAAATTGCGCTCGCCGTCAGGATTGCGCACCGACATGAACAGTTCAAGATTGACGGTCCCAAGGCCAAGGTCAATGCCGCACTGGAATTGCTGCAGGCTCTGTATGAGATGGCCGACGAAGTGATCCCCGACGATACCTTGCAGCTCATGCTGGCCGGCGATACCGAAATGCTGGAAGCGCCCCTGGACGCCCCCCAGCTGAGCACCCGCCGCGCCGATCTGCGGGCGCGCACGCCTAACCAGGCCCTGTACCTGGAGAACATCGCCCAGCACGACATCACCCTGGGCATAGGCCCGGCGGGCACGGGCAAGACTTATCTGGCCGTAGCCTGCGCCGTGGATGCGCTGGAGCGCAACAATGTGCAGCGCATCGTGCTGACCCGCCCGGCCGTGGAAGCCGGCGAGCGCCTGGGCTTTCTGCCCGGCGATCTGACGCAGAAGGTCGATCCCTATCTGCG encodes:
- a CDS encoding PhoH family protein produces the protein MILRHTFTPHNNNRLTHLCGPADAHLRTVEIALAVRIAHRHEQFKIDGPKAKVNAALELLQALYEMADEVIPDDTLQLMLAGDTEMLEAPLDAPQLSTRRADLRARTPNQALYLENIAQHDITLGIGPAGTGKTYLAVACAVDALERNNVQRIVLTRPAVEAGERLGFLPGDLTQKVDPYLRPLYDALYDLMGYDKVQKAFERNVLEIAPLAFMRGRTLNNAFVILDEAQNTTPEQMKMFLTRIGFGAKAVVTGDVSQIDLPKGAPSGLIDAERVLRRVKGISINHFTSADVVRHPLVARIVDAYEARGRVSEGTTAPKVRATSTRVARPLPNSNEL